GCTAGGCTGCAGCATGGGCCTTTCAGAGGAGCAGCCCTCCGCGCTGGGCAGCCTGCCTCCCCGCCCCCCTGCACTGCTCCGCTCAGCTGGGAGGGGGAAGAGGCCCTGGCCGCCTGAGCTGGCTCCTTctccagaaaagggaaaaacccAGGGCCTCGCCTGCGCCTCCCTGGTGGAACGCCCACCTTCTGCCTCCACACCCAGCATATTCCCTAAAAGGGGACAGCTTGCCTGGCTtgtggctggggggtggggagactccacagggaagggctggggtcagAGACTGACCCCTGACCTCTGGCACGCTCTGTGGTACGGGTCCCACCTCTCGCTCAGGCTGGGCTGTCACATTCCCCAGGGGCCTCAGACATCTCCCACCTCAGGGTGGACGTTGGTCAAGGCCAAGGAGCAGGGGCCCAGCTCCTCTCCCCAATTCTGACTTCTTCTCCAGCCCTCACTCCCTGAGTGCCTGCCCCCTCACCCCAAAACTCCCCAGCCAGTCCAACCCACAACCTCAGGCCAAAAGGGGAGCTGGCCTGGCCATGGCCGCTGTGTGGCTGGTGGTTCCTGGCCTCTGGACTTCAGAAGACCCACAGCCAGGACCAGGCTCAGGAGGGTTCCCCCAGGTCACAACCCTCCCTGAACCCTGGAAGCACCTTCGACTTTGAGGGCATCCCAGGCATGACCCACAGCCTCCCAAGGAGACGGGATATCCAGGAAGACAGCATCCGCCACGTGATGCACGCCGAAGCCGCTGCGGCACACGTCCTGGTTGTGCACAGTCACCCAGCGGCCCACGCGGTGCTCCTGGAACTCTTCCCGGGCCTTCTCCGCCCGCTGCTGGTGGAACTCCACCGTGTGCAGGTGGCCTGTGGGCGCAATGGTGCGGATGATGGCGTGGGACACGGAGCCACTGCCGGTACCTGGGAGGACAGGATGGGTGTCAGAGGGACTTCTGGGGACACCAGGAAACACCCTCATCCTCACCCCAGGGAGACCCACACAGGTCCGCGAGGTTGGCTGAACCCGGGTGGCCCTAGGGGCGTCACTGCATCAAGTTCTGGCGGCCCTGGGTTTGGGCCCCCGAGGCTGTGTCGAGCTGGGGATGGGGGCGGGCGGACACTTCTTTTCAGCATCTGGGGTCCGGGTGGGGGAGTGGCAGCCCTGCCCAAGGCCAGCACTGGAGCAAGCCCTGTTACAAGACCCAGGGGCCTGGTGACCTGGCTCCGAGGGGCCCTAGGGCTCTTGGCTGAGCAGACAGAGGCCTGGGTCGGCACCAGCCCTCCTGTGCGGTGCTGGCCGGAGCATCCCAGCTCCTCAGCCTACTCAGGTGGGTCTgcttccctgcccccagcccactcTGTCCCACGGGGTGCAGCTCTGCCCTTGCCTGACCTCACAGCACTGCGACAAGCAACCAGCTTGCCAGAGAGGTGTCCCCACGCGTCATAAGCTCCTGGCTTTCCTTCCTCCATGCCGGCCACTCCTCAGCTTCCTTCAGGTCTGTCCCTCTGCTTCACCTCCTAACCTGCAGCACCGGCCCTGcgtccccacctccagccccatgACCTCCTCTCACCCCAAAGTTTCAGGTGCTAGTCTGGAGGAAGATCCCCAGGCCTTCCAGGCCTCCACCTGTGTCCACTGCACACTCACCACCAGCACCCAAACAACACTGGGCATTAACACGCACACAGCCGCCCCTGGCCCGGCTCTACCCCACCCCCGCCAGATACCATGGAGGTGCCGCTTGCCTCCGCCCTCTCCCGTCCCACATCTGATCCACCAGGAGCTCCCACCGCCTACCTCTCCACCTCTTCAGGAGCCGCTCCTCTTCCTACGTGCTCCCGCCTGCCAGgccctccctcctggctctgtAACAGCCACCAGACTGGCTGGGCTTCCCTTCCCAAGCAGGGCAGTCAGACTCCTGGAGGCCTCCATGCTGCGCCCGTTTCCCCCGACCTCATTTCCTGCTCCTGCCACACCGGCCTCCTTGCTGGTCCCTAACCTGGGGCCTGTGCACAGCTCTCCTTTGGCTCTTGGTAGGTACCTCCTTCTCCTCATTTTCAACTCAACGTCCACTCTAGCTGGGGGGACCCCTTCTGCGTTGCCCTCACTCAAGCAGTCCTGTCTCACAAGCCTCACAGCAGTAAACAGCACTGAAGTGGTCACGTGGGGCTGTCTGCTGGGATGGTCCCCCCTGGAGATGCAGGAGCTTGGCCTGTCCTGTTCACTGCCATACTCACAATTCCTGAAAGGGGAGCCGGCACATCCAAGGGGCCCAGAAGCACGGCCACTGACAGAGCGCTTTTTACCCAAGTGTGGCGAGGCCCTGGCAGTGCGGACACAGGGAGCAGCAGGGCATGGAGCCAGCTCCGAGTCCTGCCATCCACCTTCCGCCAGCACCTCCACATCCAGCCAGCCTCTGCCCAGCTGCCACCTACTCTCTGACCCACAGCCCAGGTTCTGTATCTGACTCTTCCCATGTCAAATGCTTGGCTGGGCACAAAGAACCATCCAACTGTCCATGgagaaaccgaggcccagagacagaTGGGATGGCCTGAAGCTCTCAGAAAGTTGGCAGTATTGGGAACTCTTTGTGACCCTGAagcccagctgcccagcccacGAGGAATGTGGTAGAAATCTAAGTGCATGTGGACCTGGGTTGTTATTGGCTAGGCTGCATgcttctccctccacctgctgcagccccagcgtgtgcatgtgcatgtgtgcgtgcacacacaatGGCTGGGAATGGCTGGCTTCAGGCACGTCCACCTGCACCCAAGACCCTGGGCTCAGCAACAATGGTGCTGGCTGGGGATAAGTATGGGGTAGACTTGCCACCTACAGTGAGCACCTCGGAGCAGCCCTGTCCTCTCTCTAGGAAGGGGCAATTCTCAGCCCGGGGCCTGGGGCTCCCATTAGCAGCAGGCAGGATCTACTAGGCCAGCACCCTCTGCCCCTGTGTCAGTGTAGGATTAGGGACCAGAAGTCAGCACCTTGGTCAGCACCAAGCGGCCCTGTGGCCCCTCCCACCAAGACTGGCAGGACCCTCACTGGGCACCAGCTCCTCTGGGGCTCTGCTTGGTGCAGGCCCTTCAGCTCACACTCAGGTTACAGCACCAACCTCCTAACTGGCTTCCTTGCTTCTGCCCTCACTCCCGGCAGGACAACTCCCCAGAAAAATCCTGTTCGAATGGAAACTGAGTAGCCATGTCTGTCTCCGGAAAGGATAGGGGGGAGGCTGTCTGGAGGTCAAGCCCTACCTCCACCAGAGTCAGAACCAAGGCATCACGAAGAACTCACCTGATTCACATACCACAGAGCCAGGCCGAAGCTCCAGCATCATGGTGAGCAGGGCAATGTCAGTGGAGTAGAGGATCTGGGTGCGGTGTGGCAGGTTTAGTGTCCAGAGCTCAGGCGTGGGGTGCAGCACATACACCCAGCCACCTCTGCCGCAGGTCACCTTGGAGCCAAAGGGGCGACCGATGAGGTCTACTGAGTGTCTCAGGACGCCATGCCGGGTCTGGGTCTGGGCCCCATGCTGTACACGCACCGCCACCATTGCACCATGGCCCAGTGACAAGATGGCCGTGTCACCCTCTTTGATCAGCTCCTCGTAGGCCACGAAGCTCATGGTGTTGCTGTCTGCCTGGGACCTGGGAGGAGGTGTGTAGGCATGAGCATGTAAGGATGCCAGGAAGTAGGATGTGCACCTGGGGTCTGGGTAGAGGGCTGTGAGGCCCGGACACTGAGCTGTCTGGGTGGCTGGCTCAGTCCCCGGTACTGTCCAACAGGACAGCCCAATAGGGCTGCACCCTAGCAGGACATCTGAAGCCCTTCTTGGTCTGGGTCATGAGACAGAAGCTATCAGCCCAAATTACAGATAGAGAGACTGAGGCCGGGCAATGGCAGAAGATGGGCCCAAGGACTCCCACAAAATAAAGACACTCATCATTCTTCTCCAGTAACCTGACTCCCATTCTCCAGGTGTGAGATCAGCGAACGGACACACCAGCGACGGAGCAGCAAATGGTCCGTGAGATCACCCCTAGACCAGGCTCTAGTCCGTGGAAACCCCCCTCTTCCCAACCTCCCTCAAGGAGGGCTTCTGGGGTGACACGTGGCAGTGGGGTGCAGAAGTAAGGGTGCCCCACCAGGCTGGGGACGCGCAGCGGGCAGCAAACGGAACACTGGCTGGGGCGCGCAGAAGCTGGGGCGGATCAGGCCGCGCAGGCCCCGGGCTGGAGGCGGTCGACGGGAGGCTGGAGGGAAGCGCCGAGCCCTCTGAGCCTCCCACACCCGCGCACTGCCACCGCGGACCCGCGAAGTCTCACCCGCGACGCTCCCCAGGCTCCGCTCCCTTAGGCCCCGCGTGCGGCTCCGCGACAGCGGCCACGGCGCTTCCGGCTCCGACCCTCGAGGCGCCGGCCGATGACGTCACGGCGCCCCGCCCCGGCGCGCGGGATCCCGGGACCCGCGGGCTGCCCCTCCCACGCTCGGCGCGCTCGGCTCCCTCCTTGTTTACAGAAACTAGCAAAAGACTGGCTAGAAGTGCCAGCGTTCCCCCGGCCACGCTGCCGCGGGAGCGGACAAGCCAGGGCTCCGTAACGCACCCTTTTTGACAGCTCTGGAGTCCCTGGGATGGCCGGCCCACGGCCAGTAGCCCAGGACACTTTGCCACGAACGCTTTGTCACTGCAAACTCTCCTGGGAACGCCCCTGACTGGGCTCCAGGATGTATTCCAGAAAATGGAATCGCAGGTCAGAGGGTCGTCCCAGGAGGCTTCGGCCGGCCTCAGCCCAGAGACGCAGGAAATGGTCTGGAAGGGTCTGTCCAAGGGCCTAggccctgcctcccctgcagggGCACGTTCTCTGTTTCCAGGAGGGAGGCAGTTATGTGTCCGCTCCTGGGACCCAGTACACAACGAGAGCTGGATGAACTGGGCCTACTTTGGGGTTGGTGAGAACAGGTCAAGAGGCCTGAGCAGGGGCCTGGGGGCGGGGCAGCTGGAAGGCAGGGACAGAAAAAGGAAGCAGCAGCTTTATTCTGTCTCAGCAGAGCTGAATCAGAGCCAGTTCCTTTGTGGAGAAGGGACGGGGACAGAGGACAAAGACTGTCTTCCTCATGCACTCCGCCCCCTGCAGCCATGGCGTGTCCCTGTCAgccctgggggctggaggagaTAGACACACACCATCCCAGGAACCTAGCGACCCTGGGTCTTAGCCTGGGATCTAACCCAAGGCCAGCTAACACCCCCCAGGCCCTGGTTGCTCCAGCCTGGCAGAGTGGAAGTGGCCAGGTCCCTGCAGAGCTAGCCCCATCCTAGAGCCTGCCAGTTTATGGGGAACTCTTAACTCTCCCTCCTGTGGGGCCAGGACTGGCCAGAGTGACTGGCCCTTGTCAGGGACCCCTCAGAGTCCAAGTCCATGCTGGAAACCCAGGTGCCTAAGCTCAGCCCCTCAATGCCCCTACCCTGGCTGTGCCTAGGTCTGGGAGCCCCAGAGGTAAGAAGGTGAGGGGCCGTTGGTAGCTTCCCGCTCTCTGTGGGTTCATGTTCCTGTGAGGCCAGTGCTCTGGCCACCAGCTGCCTATGTAGTTCAtcatggcctccctgcctcctgcttgTCAACATTCGGACAAAACAGCTCCATCCACAGCCTGCCAACCTCTGTTCCAGGGGTCTCTGCTTCACTCCCTTGGTGAATCATCCCCTAATTGCTCCCCTGGGAGACTTTCCACTTCTCCTGGGGTTCCTCTTCCCTAGCCTCTCAGCTGTAGTGTGAAGCTGAGGCTGGGTGCCTTCCAAGAGCCTAAATTAGGACTCAGTGACTTGGTGCTGGTTTCCTGTGGTCTGACTTCCCACTTGTCTCTCTGCCCATGACTGGCTGGCCAGATCTTCCAGTGCCCTCTTCTCCAGGCAGACTTCCCAGAGCTGCCCATCTGCTCTAGCTGAGCCTGCTCCAGCCTTCAGCCTGAGTCCTCAGCATAGGCCTCCCCCAGGTCACCCCCAACTGATTACCCAGGTCAGGTGGATGGCTTGCCCAGGGCAACTGGTATGATAGGGTTTCCCTAACAAGAACTGATGCTATATAAGCCCAGCTAACTGTCATCACATTGAATCCTCTTCCCAGTCCTATGAGGGAGGGACCACTTTACAACCAAGGAAACTCacactcagagaggttaaataacttggctaaggccacacagctaatgaGGCCAAAGTGGGATTGGGATTTAAAGCCAGTAAACCTGGCTTCAGGGAACCAATGGCAGACTTAAAGATGGTGAACAGGCAGGAAGGAGACCCTGGGAAAAAGGGTCAGGGTCACCCTGAgtagagggagaaactgaggatGCCTACTGGGGGAGGCTGACTCTGCCCACATCCCTGGCAGGGATCAGGTGACCTGAGGTTCCCTTCTCACTGACCAGCCCAACTTCCTACCCCGTTGTGCCCTATGACTCTAAGGCAGTGCCTGCTCCTCTCCTGACTGACCAACTTCCTCTTTGGGGTCTGCAGAGCTCAGGGACACAGCACCAGGGGGAAGCATGCCTGCTCTGGCTGCATCCTGAGCACAGACTCCAAGGATGGCCTCTAGTCTCCTGCCTGGAGTCTGGCCCTGCCTTCCCACCTGGCCTACCTCTGCCTGCCCAGCATAGAGCTTGCCTGGGGCCCTGTGCCCTTCCTACTCAGTGGGGC
This is a stretch of genomic DNA from Manis javanica isolate MJ-LG chromosome 8, MJ_LKY, whole genome shotgun sequence. It encodes these proteins:
- the TRMT61A gene encoding tRNA (adenine(58)-N(1))-methyltransferase catalytic subunit TRMT61A isoform X1, which gives rise to MSFVAYEELIKEGDTAILSLGHGAMVAVRVQHGAQTQTRHGVLRHSVDLIGRPFGSKVTCGRGGWVYVLHPTPELWTLNLPHRTQILYSTDIALLTMMLELRPGSVVCESGTGSGSVSHAIIRTIAPTGHLHTVEFHQQRAEKAREEFQEHRVGRWVTVHNQDVCRSGFGVHHVADAVFLDIPSPWEAVGHAWDALKVEGGRFCSFSPCIEQVQRTCQALASRGFSELSTLEALPQVYNVRTVSLPAPDLGGSPSPEAGPFRSGTPMKETVGHTGYLTFATKTPG
- the TRMT61A gene encoding tRNA (adenine(58)-N(1))-methyltransferase catalytic subunit TRMT61A isoform X2, with the translated sequence MSFVAYEELIKEGDTAILSLGHGAMVAVRVQHGAQTQTRHGVLRHSVDLIGRPFGSKVTCGRGGWVYVLHPTPELWTLNLPHRTQILYSTDIALLTMMLELRPGSVVCESGHLHTVEFHQQRAEKAREEFQEHRVGRWVTVHNQDVCRSGFGVHHVADAVFLDIPSPWEAVGHAWDALKVEGGRFCSFSPCIEQVQRTCQALASRGFSELSTLEALPQVYNVRTVSLPAPDLGGSPSPEAGPFRSGTPMKETVGHTGYLTFATKTPG